In Panicum virgatum strain AP13 chromosome 4N, P.virgatum_v5, whole genome shotgun sequence, a single window of DNA contains:
- the LOC120670996 gene encoding anthocyanin 5-aromatic acyltransferase-like codes for MRSSQVRVLSISHVRPVQTAGVSPPRQGEHKLSFMDLLQISKTIQRLFFFDGPDLPPFPSVVSALRSSLAATLAVFLPLAGELAFRPGSGDVVIDFSPAAIASSPGVRFVEAELAGGADAMRRLAREDAHDAEAFARLVPELDARRLPAPVLAVQVTRPAGGAGAVAVGVSIGHAVADGHAVWQFLRAWSTASREGPGSLAAPGFVRPTFDRAGIRHPKSAELVRSVLSRVAPALPLLRSASSKPEIMQQSRRTFLLRAEEIRSLKQHILERSGAPEPPSTYVAVSSLAWASIARATPAMLDADDAHLMVSADCRRRLRPPLGDGFFGTCVKACYARAGAGDLRGAAGVARAAAAIQRAIRAYLEGDPLSDAEGWVAAYGAVPKERLVTVGSSNRFAAYETDFGWGAPSRVELVSLFAARMVTLLGARDGGVQVSVALDVAAMDAFAANFAVPAPAPAVDGAVSEGR; via the exons ATGAGGAGTTCTCAGGTGCGCGTCCTCAGCATCAGCCATGTCCGTCCCGTCCAAACAGCCGGCGTGTCGCCGCCGCGCCAAGGCGAGCACAAGCTGTCCTTCATGGACCTGCTGCAGATCTCCAAGACAATCCAGCGCCTGTTCTTCTTCGACGGCCCCGACCTCCCGCCGTTCCCGTCGGTCGTGAGCGCGCTgcgctcctccctcgccgccacgCTCGCGGTCTTcctcccgctcgccggcgagctggcCTTCCGCCCCGGCTCCGGCGACGTCGTCATCGACTTCTCCCCCGCCGCCATCGCCTCCTCCCCGGGCGTCAGGTTCGTCGaggccgagctcgccggggGCGCCGACGCCATGCGCCGCCTGGCCAGGGAGGACGCGCACGACGCGGAGGCGTTCGCGCGGCTCGTCCCGGAGCTCGACGCCCGGAGGCTGCCCGCCCCGGTCCTCGCCGTGCAGGTCACGAGGCCcgcgggcggggccggcgccgtGGCGGTCGGGGTGTCGATCGGGCACGCCGTGGCGGACGGCCACGCGGTGTGGCAGTTCCTGAGGGCGTGGTCGACGGCGTCGCGGGAGGGCCCCGGgtccctcgccgcgccgggcTTCGTGCGGCCGACGTTTGACCGGGCGGGCATCCGGCACCCCAAGTCTGCCGAGCTGGTCCGCTCCGTACTGAGCAGGGTCGCGCCGGCGCTGCCCCTG CTCAGGTCAGCGTCGTCCAAGCCGGAGATTATGCAGCAGAGCAGGAGGACCTTCCTTCTCCGCGCCGAGGAGATCCGGTCCCTGAAGCAGCACATCCTCGAACGGAGCGGAGCACCTGAACCGCCGAGCACCTACGTCGCCGTCTCGTCCCTGGCGTGGGCGTCCATCGCCCGCGCGACGCCCGCCATGCTCGACGCCGACGACGCCCACCTCATGGTCAGCGcggactgccgccgccgcctgcgcccgcCGCTCGGCGACGGCTTCTTCGGGACCTGCGTCAAGGCGTGCTACGCGCGGGCAGGCGCGGGCGAcctgcgcggcgcggccggcgtcgcgcgcgccgccgcggccatccAGCGCGCGATCCGCGCGTACCTCGAGGGCGACCCGCTGTCGGACGCCGAGGGCTGGGtggcggcgtacggcgccgTCCCGAAGGAGAGGCTCGTGACGGTGGGGTCGTCGAACCGGTTCGCGGCGTACGAGACGGACTTCGGGTGGGGCGCGCCGAGCCGCGTCGAGCTGGTGTCCCTGTTCGCGGCGCGGATGGTGACGCTGCTCGGCGCGAGGGACGGCGGCGTGCAGGTGTCGGTGGCGCTCGACGTGGCGGCGATGGACGCCTTCGCGGCCAACTTCGCCGTCCCGGCTCCCGCTCCGGCGGTCGATGGCGCAGTGTCCGAAGGACGATAG